In one Pygocentrus nattereri isolate fPygNat1 chromosome 21, fPygNat1.pri, whole genome shotgun sequence genomic region, the following are encoded:
- the si:ch1073-335m2.2 gene encoding msx2-interacting protein isoform X3, which yields MVRETRHLWVGNLPEHVREEKIVEHFKRYGRVESVKVLRKRGSEGGVAAFVDFVDIKSAQKAHNAVNKMGDRDLRTDYNEPGSVPSAVRGLDDNSPSSSHGREVAGFSRGAVGPVYGPPVSLHTREGRYERRLDGSSDSRDRAYEHSPYGHHERGGTFDRPRHYNTDYYRDRTMFASGVASSPAVSAISGGFDTPETHFESRIRDPFTLSSSARRDPYRDDRGRRVDRTYHHRRSRSSHSSQSRHPSPQRTTGQTPKTPHSPKRSAVSPGRGPRSRSRSRSSSSDSVSSTSSTGSGSDSNSSSSEGSRARSVQSAATHVPVAPPPLSLDCDEPRRSFGIRVQNLPVRSTDTSLKDGLFHEFKKYGKVTSVQIHGASEERYGLVFFRQQEDQEKALSVSKGKLFFGMLIEVTAWNGPETESENEFRPLDGRIDEFHPKATRTLFIGNLEKTTNYQQLLDVFQRFGEIVDIDIKRVNGVPQYAFVQYSDIASVCKAIKKMDGEYLGTNRLKLGFGKSMPTTCVWLDGLSANITEQYLTRHFCRYGHVVKVVLDRMKGMALILYNNTDFAQAAVRETKGWKIGGNKIKVDFASQESQMAFYRSMQASGQDIRDFYEIPSDRRDERRPPYHEFSAERAYYENVRTPGIYAEDPRRDYPARSRERYTELDHYQGDHYDPRYHEDPREYRDYRDPFEQDIRKYSYIQRERERERERFEADRGRWSPSHQRRPITPSASPSPSDRVSREAERRVYRHSSERSGSCSSLSPAQPQFEKPEKSPVDYKTESLEREVEQAEAERVSGAEKNKRGRRKEKTDREKGEKAKSRRGKVPSPSIPRAEADREPSLDSNSGKIKVSDVDGLERPRHKGDNEPSPSDPVLRLEPQKGERLDQSKSEPVDRDCKGRSKKHLKSDPANEVKEPLLDSDRLAARKRRFGDPSCKTIRQKRGRVEDEQTGGVSQPADFGANASFTKEAENDAKTLEKEAQKREHSKSKSERIAHFSQREELDPSMRVEFQSSSVRQGEHSETNLESLDSKPQPGPSIPRRVSKDGTPEKDSKGREEYLDIDLSQSYRKQMEQNRRLRQQLQEPDKPGKAETPHCVDTEDLENRSLVHEVGKPPQDVTDNSPPSKSKKQEHFDLDVGAKRERVYRTSRPKNEETDWNNTHSPRFQHAPQHAEDEYTEVPHLITGKEVKELPKPEDNAHPDTDVAVKRVHTSQMSKQSTPLLDEQQRRWENRLKQDLLPDFSRSSEKRRLNRKFLEYGLWPDLEPGEVRSDSEEDREHKPNSPMPSTSVSFPERHRGDRLSDSKLTTSLERNKFYSFALDQTITPDTKALLERAKSLSSSREDNWSFLDGDSHFASFRSRKDTEKVESTPRPTPSWYMKKKKIRSESEDKIDDRKEDPKPEEQERRELFASRFLHSSIFEQDSKRLQHLERKHEDPEHGMGYPNAQQSQTEGQPDSEPVVLFHDRFLELTRLQQQKGKEKSEQESKKDEIVDGRVDEKSQEEEEPAHQRNTVEPNVQQAEIKPISPAQAPQASPAQIPNVNSAQEIQVSAPVLTVKEMSPLLEASNVQVPSPKHLDPQVKEEKQPEQIFTTASFSQETSESNGSECQETKPSVSEVKVSPTNDVTTPLNRDVEQSSSNDTHTDDTPVCHEPKPEPQAELPELQNSPSPMIIDETDKLEKSEPLDTGTEPPVKEVDSKCVDSYPVEEPISPPPRSRNKKAKASPTTPVAPLTSPNTPDKQSTRKSERIDREKLKRSSSPRGELSKTVLDKSTGKSPIHSADTEQSVEQNVPPVRARRRNVRSVYATVVEGESAPQTNKDVESPRSARKRGSDKESLTQQQPEPDVPTAPATSRRGRPPKNRRQGEDFLSGKNERSKLTETKETDANESTSNEAITKLGKGRHSPYLHKAANQGTTSVSGVGKKVDKVSEVSIQKIDPSEMDVDSQDGANQHDGDPSGENESKEEHKPPGISETKQEKDKITQMDKGIGSQEKLDSIQEHSLDKSGRTKPTRLSRNSKLMTEDKSLGLKNLRIRLDVTEVKVRLQTGENESGHDDSSKKIPVVTSPKDHLQEPRFEKDVMGDGDTKEDNVMAATKVRDPPEALSRELELEQAVENIAKLTEDPTPLQFKSPTEVQPPLSVLVEEPVHEPEEDKPANPASETELAAAIDSITSEDMSSSLPQDQVNSVIDSDSDIQTLVPDVKVDERNSATIREETSNTGTSRKGGKGRAKAQKRAKGQKANVTKKEANKEVILETESLPVKSLEAIPKLPAVTETSPPATAAVITPSSKQDISLTGNVPDVSKATEVPLKEQPDLPKSSGPAANKSPTSLKPQPHPYECTSPSLSPTSICLKSSHLSRLPVSPTDRLTQPKEAAVLSPSITPSAPSDNPTLLPDSSPSDTNTSDLRKILSKPRNIPIPDIAAAPGSMHTRESDAKNAHENRQASLSTQPVVRPSASLPSPETKQVFSEKSVISVIASTATSVISRVCNPSDSEEKPSIPMGNPFMDKPPKQMYQPSMDDSSTYHGPTVGEEGGNAGRYIVDNTPLSTGPTAGLRVNTSEGVVVLSHSGQKIEGRQRISAKISQIPPPSAVDIESQQLVSMPQIKQDLYSASQPATPKGSLPPSDHGHSLKSQPNVPSIKSDSGLDKLDTYAPVQSGVVKRLQQTGPSQVMGFHHSEYGMVMKHPKKEGNEPLNVENVKPAWVSTISPAISPHLPSPAGNVGFIPGTPTDRASSHIQSKQEPRSPRKSGHPHSPFVSSPIGSSSPKGVSMVLSTGLPTMSQYVPSVHHSEQSVIMPPHNTHGNLGRMSPHRVAQTIPIGHLSQGDVRVNTPPLSMMSYGIHSEGLPSTWPPGQQRPTSPQAVGNREMVLKVNPANARGHEGGEEEARRFHQALGRPPATQLKPESIPAEYRGPIHSGLPLERFNVSPRDMRMLMHHQQGERPASELHQGHLAEAVAPTSTPTSITASLSPRAHLLQKTVAEKDPLKQSELKRTTSPPGKDGMMGIRSAVPSMASPQRVQLIPSGPVPPFSEYSTMYTNLRTVHSQFSESSPLGMAQPPRNITPSQGIQESDHSQAPTEGKVEHVGHQQVNMVQLLTKYPIVWQGLLALKNDTAAVQLHFVCGNKSLGLRSLPVPETGALLRIVQRMRLETPQLEGVARRMTGESDFCLLLAMPCGVDQEDVVNQTQALKSAFINYLKAKLAAGIINVPNPGSNQPAYVLQIFPPCEFSESHLSRLAPDLLSQISSISPHLMIVITSV from the exons ATGGTTCGGGAAACCAGACACCTCTGGGTGGGAAATTTACCCGAACATGTTCGAGAAGAGAAAATCGTCGAACATTTTAAACG GTATGGCCGGGTGGAGAGCGTTAAGGTCCTCCGCAAGCGTGGCTCGGAGGGTGGCGTGGCAGCATTTGTGGATTTTGTTGACATCAAGAGTGCTCAGAAGGCTCACAATGCGGTCAACAAAATGGGGGACAGGGACCTTCGCACTGATTACAATGAACCTGGCTCGGTCCCCAGTGCAGTGCGGGGACTGGACGACAACTCTCCCTCTAGCAGTCATGGGAGGGAAGTTGCGGGGTTCTCGAGGGGTGCCGTGGGGCCCGTTTACGGACCCCCGGTGTCTCTCCACACCAGAGAGGGACGCTATGAACGCAGATTAGACGG CAGCTCAGATAGTCGGGATCGAGCGTACGAGCACAGTCCTTACGGACACCATGAACGTGGCGGCACTTTTGATAGGCCGCGGCACTACAACACTGACTATTACCGTGACCGCACCATGTTTGCCTCTGGGGTCGCCTCCAGCCCAGCAGTTAGTGCAATTAGTGGGGGATTTGACACCCCAGAAACTCATTTTGAATCCCGAATCCGTGATCCATTCACCTTGTCCAGCTCTGCACGCAGGGACCCATACCGTGACGATAGGGGGCGCCGCGTTGATCGGACTTACCACCATCGCCGCAGCCGGTCTTCTCACTCCTCGCAGTCACGGCACCCTTCTCCCCAAAGGACCACCGGGCAGACCCCAAAAACGCCCCACTCACCTAAAAGATCGGCCGTCTCTCCTGGTCGAGGTCCACGCTCGCGGTCCCGCAGTCGATCATCCAGTTCGGACTCCGtcagcagcaccagcagcacTGGCAGTGGCAG TGACTCAAACAGCAGTTCTAGTGAGGGGTCTCGAGCACGCTCCGTTCAGTCTGCAGCCACCCATGTTCCTGTTGCACCTCCTCCGTTGTCTCTGGACTGTGATGAGCCACGTCGGAGCTTTGGCATCAGGGTTCAGAACCTTCCTGTGCGATCCACAG ACACAAGTTTGAAAGATGGACTTTTCCATGAGTTTAAGAAATATGGGAAGGTGAcatcagtacagatacatggtGCATCAGAGGAACGTTATGGCTTAGTCTTCTTCAGACAGCAAGAGGACCAGGAGAAAGCTCTTAGTGTGTCCAAAGGAAAGCTCTTCTTTGGTATGCTGATCGAAGTGACTGCCTGGAATGGCCCTG agacagaaagtgaaaaCGAGTTTCGTCCCTTGGATGGACGGATAGATGAGTTCCATCCGAAGGCTACCCGAACATTGTTCATTGGAAATCTGGAGAAGACGACAAACTACCAGCAGCTTCTTGATGTATTTCAGCGCTTTGGCGAGATAGtg gaTATCGATATTAAAAGGGTTAACGGCGTTCCACAGTATGCCTTTGTGCAATATTCGGATATTGCAAGTGTTTGTAAAGCCATCAAGAAAATGGATGGGGAGTACTTGGGTACCAACAGACTCAAG CTTGGTTTTGGGAAGAGTATGCCTACAACTTGCGTGTGGTTAGATGGCTTGTCAGCTAACATCACAGAACAATACCTTACACGACACTTCTGTCGATATGGACATGTGGTCAAG GTTGTTCTTGACAGAATGAAGGGGATGGCTCTCATCTTGTACAACAACACAGATTTTGCACAAGCTGCTGTAAGAGAGACCAAAGGATGGAAGATAGGTGGCAATAAAATTAAG GTTGATTTTGCCAGTCAGGAAAGCCAGATGGCTTTTTATCGCTCTATGCAGGCATCAGGACAGGATATCCGTGACTTTTATGAAATCCCCTCAGACAGAAG AGATGAACGAAGACCTCCATATCATGAATTCTCAGCAGAGAGAGCGTATTATGAAAATGTTCGGACACCAGGAATTTATGCTGAAGATCCTCGGCGAGACTACCCTGCCCGCAGTCGTGAACGTTATACGGAATTAGACCATTACCAGGGTGACCACTATGACCCACGTTATCATGAAGATCCTCGAGAATACAGAGATTACCGGGACCCTTTCGAGCAGGATATCAGAAAGTACAGCTACATTCAGCGCGAACGTGAGCGAGAACGTGAACGCTTTGAGGCTGACCGTGGCCGATGGAGTCCATCCCATCAGCGTCGCCCTATAACCCCCTCTGCCTCCCCATCACCATCCGACCGTGTCTCAAGGGAAGCAGAGCGCCGTGTGTACAGGCACTCGTCTGAGAGAAGTGGAAGCTGCAGCTCTTTATCGCCAGCACAACCTCAGTTTGAAAAGCCTGAAAAGTCTCCAGTGGATTACAAGACAGAGAGTCTGGAGAGAGAAGTGGAGCAGGCTGAGGCAGAACGTGTAAGTGGGGCAGAGAAGAACAAGCGTGGCAGGCGCAAGGAGAAAACAGACCGGGAGAAGGGTGAGAAAGCAAAGTCAAGAAGAGGGAAAGTACCGTCTCCGAGCATACCTCGTGCTGAAGCAGACAGGGAGCCTAGTTTGGATTCTAATTCTGGAAAGATAAAAGTTTCTGATGTAGATGGCTTAGAAAGACCAAGACATAAAGGTGACAATGAACCCTCTCCTTCTGATCCTGTTTTGCGCCTTGAGCCACAAAAAGGAGAAAGACTTGATCAAAGTAAAAGTGAGCCAGTGGACCGGGATTGCAAAGGAAGATCAAAGAAGCACCTAAAATCCGACCCTGCAAATGAGGTGAAAGAGCCTCTTTTGGATTCTGACAGGCTTGCGGCACGAAAAAGACGTTTTGGTGATCCCAGTTGCAAAACCATAAGACAGAAAAGAGGTCGTGTTGAAGATGAACAAACTGGTGGAGTAAGCCAACCTGCAGACTTTGGGGCAAATGCATCTTTCACAAAAGAGGCAGAAAACGATGCAAAAACATTAGAAAAAGAGGCACAAAAGAGGGAACATTCTAAGTCCAAATCCGAGAGGATAGCTCACTTTAGTCAAAGAGAAGAGTTGGATCCCAGTATGAGAGTTGAATTTCAAAGCTCATCTGTACGACAAGGAGAGCATTCCGAGACTAACTTGGAGTCTCTGGATTCAAAACCTCAGCCTGGACCAAGTATACCTAGACGAGTGTCCAAAGATGGAACCCCAGAGAAGGACAGCAAAGGCAGGGAAGAATATTTGGACATTGATCTTTCCCAGAGTTATCGCAAGCAAATGGAGCAGAACCGAAGACTTCGGCAGCAACTCCAAGAGCCTGATAAACCAGGAAAAGCAGAAACTCCTCATTGTGTAGACACAGAAGACTTAGAAAACCGTAGCTTGGTGCATGAGGTAGGCAAGCCACCACAGGATGTCACTGATAACTCTCCACCAAGTAAGAGCAAGAAACAGGAGCATTTTGATTTGGATGTTGGTGCCAAGAGAGAGCGTGTATATAGAACTTCCCGACCAAAAAATGAAGAGACAGACTGGAACAACACACATTCTCCAAGGTTTCAGCATGCCCCCCAACATGCAGAGGATGAATATACAGAAGTCCCCCATTTAATTACTGGTAAAGAAGTAAAAGAACTACCTAAGCCTGAGGATAATGCCCACCCAGATACGGATGTTGCAGTTAAACGGGTACATACCTCACAGATGTCCAAGCAAAGCACACCTCTCTTAGATGAGCAACAGAGGCGCTGGGAGAATCGTTTAAAGCAGGACTTGTTGCCCGATTTTTCAAGGAGCTCAGAAAAACGACGATTAAATCGTAAGTTTTTGGAATATGGACTTTGGCCTGATTTGGAGCCTGGTGAGGTACGCTCAGATTCTGAAGAGGATAGAGAACACAAACCAAACTCTCCTATGCCCTCAACCTCAGTGTCCTTCCCAGAACGCCATCGTGGAGACAGATTATCAGATTCCAAGCTAACCACCTCATTGGAGAGGAACAAATTTTATTCCTTTGCACTTGACCAGACAATCACACCAGATACTAAAGCTTTGCTGGAACGTGCAAAATCTTTGTCCTCTTCAAGGGAGGACAATTGGTCTTTCCTGGATGGTGACTCCCATTTTGCTAGTTTCAGAAGTAGAAAGGATACAGAAAAGGTAGAGTCAACACCACGACCAACACCATCATGGtacatgaagaaaaagaaaatacgAAGCGAGTCTGAGGATAAAATAGATGACAGAAAGGAAGATCCTAAGCCAGAAGAACAGGAGCGACGAGAGCTCTTTGCCTCTCGCTTTCTTCACAGTTCTATCTTTGAGCAAGACTCAAAACGCCTTCAACATCTTGAACGAAAACATGAAGATCCTGAACATGGTATGGGATACCCTAATGCTCAGCAAAGTCAGACTGAAGGTCAGCCTGATTCTGAGCCAGTGGTACTCTTCCATGATCGCTTTTTAGAATTAACTAGGCTCCAGCAACAGAAGGGTAAAGAGAAGTCTGAGCAGGAATCCAAGAAAGATGAAATTGTGGATGGAAGAGTCGATGAGAAGTCACAGGAGGAAGAAGAACCAGCTCACCAACGCAATACTGTTGAACCTAATGTGCAGCAAGCAGAGATTAAACCAATCAGCCCTGCACAAGCCCCTCAGGCAAGCCCTGCTCAGATACCTAATGTAAACTCTGCCCAAGAAATTCAGGTATCGGCACCTGTCTTGACAGTTAAAGAGATGTCACCACTGCTTGAAGCAAGTAATGTCCAAGTTCCTTCACCTAAGCACCTTGATCCTCAAGTTAAAGAAGAAAAGCAACCTGAACAGATTTTTACAACTGCTTCATTTTCCCAAGAAACATCTGAATCAAATGGCTCAGAATGCCAGGAGACAAAGCCTTCAGTGAGTGAGGTAAAAGTAAGTCCAACTAATGATGTGACAACGCCTCTTAACAGAGATGTTGAGCAGTCCTCTAGTAATGATACACATACTGATGACACACCAGTGTGCCATGAACCAAAACCCGAGCCACAAGCAGAACTCCCTGAACTACAGAATTCCCCATCCCCCATGATTATAGATGAAACGGACAAATTAGAAAAATCTGAACCTCTAGATACAGGAACTGAACCTCCTGTCAAAGAGGTTGACTCAAAGTGTGTTGACAGCTACCCTGTGGAAGAACCAATCTCTCCCCCACCAAGGTCAAGAAACAAGAAAGCCAAGGCTTCACCTACAACACCAGTAGCCCCTTTGACCTCACCAAACACCCCAGATAAACAGAGCACACGCAAGAGTGAACGCATTGATAGAGAAAAGCTTAAACGTTCATCTTCTCCAAGAGGAGAGTTATCTAAAACTGTTTTAGATAAGTCAACTGGCAAGTCTCCCATCCATAGCGCTGACACAGAGCAGTCTGTAGAGCAAAATGTACCCCCTGTAAGGGCAAGGCGTAGGAATGTGCGTTCTGTTTATGCAACTGTAGTTGAGGGTGAATCTGCCCCACAGACTAACAAGGATGTTGAATCACCGCGCAGTGCACGCAAGCGTGGTTCGGACAAAGAGAGTTTAACACAGCAGCAGCCTGAGCCAGATGTTCCTACTGCACCAGCAACTTCGAGACGGGGACGTCCACCTAAGAATCGACGCCAAGGAGAGGATTTTTTGTCTGGAAAGAATGAACGGTCAAAATTAACTGAGACCAAAGAGACAGATGCAAATGAATCTACTAGCAATGAAGCGATCACTAAACTAGGCAAAGGCAGACATTCCCCATACTTACACAAAGCTGCAAATCAGGGAACTACTTCTGTGTCTGGAGTTGGGAAGAAAGTAGATAAAGTATCTGAGGTTAGTATTCAAAAGATTGATCCTTCTGAGATGGATGTGGATTCTCAAGATGGCGCTAACCAGCATGATGGTGATCCTTCAGGTGAAAATGAGTCGAAAGAAGAACATAAACCACCAGGAATTTCAGAAACGAagcaagaaaaagacaaaataacCCAAATGGATAAAGGAATTGGCAGCCAAGAAAAACTTGATTCTATTCAAGAACACTCTTTGGATAAAAGTGGAAGAACAAAACCAACTCGACTAAGTCGAAACTCAAAGCTAATGACTGAGGATAAATCTCTTGGTCTCAAAAACCTCAGAATCAGGCTTGATGTGACTGAAGTAAAAGTGAGGCTTCAGACAGGGGAGAATGAATCTGGGCATGATGATTCTTCCAAAAAGATTCCGGTAGTTACCTCCCCCAAAGATCATTTACAAGAACCTAGgtttgaaaaagatgtcatGGGTGATGGTGATACTAAAGAAGACAATGTAATGGCTgccacaaaagtcagagatcctCCTGAGGCATTATCCCGTGAATTGGAGCTTGAACAAGCAGTGGAAAATATTGCCAAGCTTACAGAAGACCCTACTCCACTTCAGTTTAAAAGCCCAACAGAGGTACAGCCGCCTTTATCTGTTCTTGTGGAGGAGCCTGTGCATGAACCTGAAGAAGACAAGCCTGCTAATCCTGCTAGTGAAACTGAGCTTGCTGCTGCTATTGATTCCATCACATCTGAAGACATGTCTTCCAGTCTGCCACAAGACCAAGTCAACTCAGTCATAGATTCAGACTCGGATATTCAAACTTTAGTCCCAGATGTTAAAGTTGATGAGCGCAACTCTGCTACTATTCGGGAGGAGACTTCAAACACAGGAACATCAAGAAAAGGGGGTAAAGGCAGAGCAAAAGCCCAGAAGAGGGCCAAAGGCCAAAAGGCCAATGTGACCAAGAAGGAAGCAAACAAAGAGGTGATATTAGAGACAGAGAGTCTCCCTGTTAAGTCACTTGAAGCTATACCCAAGTTACCAGCGGTCACAGAGACTTCGCCACCAGctactgctgctgttattaCTCCGTCATCTAAGCAGGATATAAGCTTAACAGGTAATGTTCCTGATGTTTCAAAAGCAACAGAAGTTCCTCTTAAAGAACAGCCTGACCTGCCAAAATCATCTGGGCCAGCAGCTAACAAGAGCCCAACATCCCTCAAACCTCAGCCTCATCCTTATGAGTGTAcatccccctctctgtctcccacaAGTATTTGCTTGAAATCCTCACATCTAAGCAGACTTCCGGTTTCTCCTACAGACCGATTGACTCAGCCTAAAGAGGCTGCAGTGCTCTCTCCTTCAATAACACCATCAGCTCCATCAGATAATCCAACATTACTCCCTGACTCCTCTCCCAGTGACACTAACACCAGTGATCTGCGTAAAATTCTTTCAAAGCCAAGAAATATTCCAATTCCAGATATTGCTGCTGCGCCTGGAAGCATGCATACAAGGGAGAGTGATGCCAAAAATGCACATGAAAACAGACAGGCCTCTCTTTCAACCCAACCTGTAGTTCGACCATCAGCCTCTTTACCATCCCCAGAGACAAAGCAAGTTTTTAGCGAGAAGTCTGTGATTTCTGTCATTGCTTCCACTGCTACCTCTGTCATCAGTCGAGTTTGCAATCCTTCTGATTCTGAGGAGAAGCCTAGCATTCCAATGGGAAATCCATTTATGGACAAACCTCCAAAACAGATGTATCAGCCCAGCATGGATGACAGTAGCACCTATCATGGCCCAACAGTTGGAGAGGAGGGTGGAAATGCAGGTCGCTATATAGTGGATAACACCCCCCTGAGTACAGGCCCTACTGCCGGCCTCAGGGTGAATACTTCTGAGGGAGTAGTAGTACTGAGTCACTCAGGACAAAAAATTGAGGGACGACAGCGGATTAGTGCCAAAATCAGTCAAATTCCACCACCTAGTGCTGTAGACATTGAATCCCAGCAGCTAGTGTCCATGCCCCAGATCAAACAAGATCTTTACAGTGCCTCGCAGCCAGCTACACCCAAGGGTTCCCTACCTCCATCAGACCATGGTCATTCTCTGAAATCGCAGCCAAATGTCCCTTCTATTAAGTCAGATTCTGGACTAGACAAATTAGACACATATGCTCCAGTTCAAAGTGGGGTTGTAAAAAGACTGCAGCAGACTGGGCCTTCACAGGTAATGGGTTTCCACCACTCGGAATATGGTATGGTGATGAAGCATCCcaagaaagaaggaaatgagCCTCTCAATGTGGAAAATGTGAAACCTGCCTGGGTGTCAACTATAAGTCCTGCCATAAGCCCTCACCTACCCTCTCCAGCTGGTAATGTTGGTTTCATACCAGGAACACCCACGGATAGAGCCTCTTCACATATTCAGTCAAAACAAGAACCACGGTCCCCAAGGAAGTCTGGACATCCCCATTCTCCCTTTGTGTCTTCTCCCATTGGTTCATCGTCTCCCAAAGGTGTTTCTATGGTATTGTCTACTGGTTTGCCCACAATGTCTCAGTATGTCCCAAGTGTACATCATTCCGAACAGTCGGTGATCATGCCTCCACATAATACGCATGGAAACCTTGGAAGAATGTCACCTCACCGTGTAGCTCAGACCATTCCCATTGGTCACCTTTCTCAGGGAGATGTGAGAGTTAACACACCCCCACTATCGATGATGAGCTATGGCATTCACTCTGAGGGCCTTCCCTCAACCTGGCCTCCTGGGCAGCAGCGCCCCACATCTCCTCAGGCTGTGGGGAACAGAGAGATGGTACTCAAAGTCAATCCTGCCAATGCAAGAGGCCACGAAGGAGGTGAGGAAGAGGCAAGACGTTTTCACCAAGCACTTGGAAGGCCACCAGCTACTCAGCTGAAGCCGGAGTCAATACCAGCAGAATACCGCGGGCCGATTCACAGTGGACTGCCACTGGAAAGATTTAACGTATCACCAAGAGACATGCGAATGCTTATGCACCATCAGCAAGGGGAGCGTCCAGCTTCAGAGCTTCACCAAGGGCACCTTGCTGAAGCTGTTGCTCCAACCTCAACTCCAACCAGCATTACTGCGTCTCTGTCCCCACGGGCACATCTGTTACAAAAGACTGTGGCCGAAAAGGATCCTTTGAAGCAGTCGGAATTGAAGAGGACTACGTCACCCCCTGGTAAAGATGGAATGATGGGAATTCGGAGTGCAGTGCCTTCCATGGCCTCTCCTCAGCGAGTACAGCTGATTCCCTCGGGGCCTGTTCCACCCTTTTCTGAGTATTCAACTATGTACACCAACCTGCGCACTGTCCACTCCCAGTTTTCTGAAAGTTCGCCTTTGGGGATGGCCCAGCCACCCCGTAATATCACACCCTCACAG GGTATTCAAGAATCTGACCACAGCCAAGCACCGACTGAAGGTAAAGTGGAGCATGTTGGACACCAGCAAGTCAACATGGTGCAGCTTCTGACG AAATACCCAATTGTGTGGCAAGGCTTGCTGGCACTGAAGAACGACACTGCTGCAGTCcagttgcattttgtttgtggAAACAAGTCTCTTGGCCTACGGTCACTTCCTGTCCCAGAGACCGGCGCTCTCCTCCGTATTGTTCAGAGGATGAGGTTAGAGACACCACAGCTTGAAGGAGTGGCCCGCAGAATGACT GGCGAGAGTGATTTCTGCCTCTTGCTGGCCATGCCCTGTGGTGTAGATCAGGAGGATGTGGTGAACCAGACGCAGGCCCTCAAATCGGCTTTCATCAACTACTTGAAGGCCAAACTGGCTGCAGGCATCATCAATGTGCCCAATCCTGGCTCCAATCAG CCCGCCTACGTGTTGCAGATTTTCCCTCCCTGTGAGTTTTCGGAGAGTCACCTTTCACGCCTCGCTCCTGACCTTCTCAGCCAGATCTCCAGTATCTCCCCTCATCTTATGATCGTCATCACCTCCGTGTGA